The sequence AAACGTCGTTGGCGGGGGATGGGGATGTGCTGCGCTCGCGTCGACACCGCACACCGTCTCGTCGCTGTTCTTTGTccgaatgtgtgtgtgtgtgtgtgtgtgtgtgtgtgtgtaccgtGTCTCCTGTGACGATCCGATCGACAAAGGCGAGTCCAAAGTGATCGTAATCGATGCCCTCGGCGAAACCGCCGAGACAGTGTAATCCGTGTGTGATATTTTGTCTCGATTGATCGAGCGATGTAAGGTTTTTGGCGTATACcgctgttccggcaaaccggtgCGCATCCGATCGGCTTTACCGACCTCGCGTGGCCACGATCggatgacgtcacgtcgtcgcggCACCCCCCACCCTGTGTCCGCGGAATCGAGAGCTCTATTCACTCTGTTAACGGACACCGCGTTCGACACATAACCGTTGGCAGTAGTCAATAAACGCGTTATACACACGTCACGGAAGGAAATTGGTTTGTACGGAAAAATATTCGTATCGTCGCGCGAAGAGACGCGTGTTACGTTGCGAAAATATACGCGGTCGAATCGCGTCGAGCTTTGATCGGACCACCCCGTGTACTAGTTTGTTTTTGTCGAATATCGTTGACGAATCTGTTTCGGTTATTCGGTAATCGAAGGGATACACTGAAATCCCGGAACGTTATCGTGTTCTCGTTTCGTCGAACGAAACGAAATCGTCGTTCGTACCCGGTTTCGTCGAGCCGGAATAaggggaaaaaaagaagaaaatatgatTCCTAGAATTTTGATGTTCGAGAAAAgagaaacgagaaaaaaaaacgtTGCGAATATTCGAAGGAGAGCAACGCGGCCGCAGACGAGCGCGGATAACGAAGATTTTGCTGTACGCGCGTATACGAGGATAATGTGGATTTTTCGTTGCGCGCGAACGTTGATCGCGTATCGAAATAATTCGTCAACGCTCGTTTCGTTATTTTTCGAATATTCTCGGCGACGAATCTGTGTTCGTGTCGCGACAATTCAGTTCATTCGAGATAAATGTTGCGAGGAACAGCGGAGAAACGTGTTATTTCGTTCACGCGACTATCCGTTTCACGCATCTTTTACAGACGGTTCGTTGAACGGAGCACGCTGTCCGGCTGGCAGATTCGGAAATACATTTCGGTGGCGGTTCGAGCGTTTTTTCCGCCGAGGGAAACGACGTTGTACGCGGACATCGTCGAACAGCGTCGTTCGGCGAGTGGATTCGGAATTCAATTTCGATCGCGGTCTGACCTTTTCGCCGGTGTACGAAATGGCGTTCCGCGGATATGTAGCGAATGTACATAACGAAGTTTTTTTTTTGCGcgcgcgtgcgtgcgtgcgtgcgtggtGTCATCGTTGTTCTTGCGATGAATATCGTTCGGCGATCTGCGACGTTTCGATCGTTTTCTTCTTtgatcgacgacgacgaggacgaccaGGAGTACGACGAATCGAAGAATTGAAGAATCTCTTGAATGATCCTTGATCCTTGGAATGACTCGTTCCTGGAGTGTCGTTCTTCTTGACTGTTGTTACTTCTGTCGGTGTCATCTTCGGTGTAGATGCATCGATCTTCATTATGGATTGGCGCTCTATAAGATTTGCTCCCTTGGGCGCGCCTCTGTTCCCTGGGGAGAActtctcgtttcccgaccttTGCTGAGAGTAGGGTACAATCTCACCAGATTCCACCttagctttgaatttataaCATTCCTTAATCATATATGATCTAGttttttacaataattacaAGTAACAGGTGGAATATTCGTTTCAGCTTGGTTACTGATCCCTGCTTGTCTGTTGGGTCTCGGATTGCCGTTGTCGCTCCTATCATTGTTATTGGTAGGGTCGGAACGCCAGCGTGATGCCGCGTGTAATCTTGCCTTGGAGGCTGTTGATATCGATATTGCATCTGAGACGAATTTCTTCGATCTCTGAGATTAGGTTGGAATGCTCTCATTCTCTCCTCTTCCTGTTGCATTTGTTTCGAGACTTTAAATGCATTGGCGTATGCTTCTTCTAGATTTCTATTTCCTTCCAATTGTACTCTGACACGAATATTAGATGGTAGACCGTTTAAAAATGCTTGCGATTCATGCCTGCGTTTTCCGACAATGAAATTACATGATTTGTACAAAAGTATTACAATTACGTTCGAGATTTACTGGCTTGAAACACTACCTGAAGTTATACCACATGATATTAAGTATCATATTCATAATGGTAACGGATGCAGTAACAATTGCAATAAAAAGGTAAGCACATTTTGGTGCACAATCGTATACAGTTTCAATAAATAGTGATATGTTTCGCAGCTTGCAAATAAAACttctaaaaagtttttaaaacaaGAAAGCCGATTAGTAATGCCAAGCGTTCAAAGTCTGGCTGGCCCATCTGCTGTTCGATTCCCAGCATTTCAATTGTCTGGCTACGTTATTTTCAGTCTGAAGGAAGTGCATCGACAgcaatttacattaaataaggTTAGCATTAATGATACAATGCAATGTATCTCCTTAGAGCTTATTACATGCAACTAACTCCTTTTTACATGACGTGaaagaatattttcttaaaaaataaaataggaCATGTATAAACAAAAAGTGCGTACAAATTgaacaatgtaaaaatcatatatttttcaacaattattaGGTACCATCGCAATCGCCATTAGAGGGACGACTACAGATGCATGTTTCTTGCGAGCTTTCGGTATCGGTGGAGCATAGAGGATTTCTAACAATGTTCGAAGATATTTCTGGAATTGGAGCCTGGAATCGTAAATGGTGCTTACTTAAAGGATCGACGTTATCGTATTGGGAATATCCTGACGACGAAAGGAAGAAAACTCCCATTGGAAATTTAGATTtgcaaagtaaataaatatgtttaatatcgatcgaaccgttgcgccccGAAagcattaaaaaatgtattaacagcaattacgatcgatagaagaaacatattctaAATGTAAAATCTTTGAAGGGCCCCGCACAAGAAAGTGTGGCGGGCCGCGGATTGCTCATCCCTGTGGTCTATAGTCTATGTATAGTCTATAGGTTTATTATAAAACTTTGTGGTACAAAGCGGTCCGAATGACCAGTCctagatttttatttcacaattattgaaattataagtaTGCTTTCATAATAaatcatttaataaatatctttattagagcacgtattaagtctaaataaattaatccttatcatatttgtaagcctgttacttttatagttttatatttattgtatgatcttacttttaaatcaagtttatctcaacgtcaaccaacgcgactgtcgtgtGTTCCTTttatgtctggaaaaataacttatTGACGACAAGCGTTCTGTGATTTTTAGTCaaaatgtggtgattaattaacgtactagtcgttgatggtaaaaataaccagaaaatcaaaataatcttgtaaatgaaaaagaaaagtgAATGGCCAttatatcttatttttaccgtaatacaatcaagaaacttaaaatttAT comes from Lasioglossum baleicum chromosome 19, iyLasBale1, whole genome shotgun sequence and encodes:
- the LOC143218566 gene encoding anillin-like, with the translated sequence MPSVQSLAGPSAVRFPAFQLSGYVIFSLKEVHRQQFTLNKVPSQSPLEGRLQMHVSCELSVSVEHRGFLTMFEDISGIGAWNRKWCLLKGSTLSYWEYPDDERKKTPIGNLDLQSK